The genomic stretch ACAAGGCGCAGGTGGTGGGGATCGTGGTGGGGCAGGTCATGCTGGTGTGCATCGGGCTCGGGTTGTTCTGGGAGTGGCGCATCATGCACCTGGCCGACGAGCCATGGGCCCGGGTACGCAACCTGCGCAGTGTCCGTAGCCTCGTGGCGCCGACCGTGGCCTTGGTGCTGGCCGTGGGGACGACGGCGGCGACGTCGGCGGCCGGCCAAACGGTCGACCGGATCTTGAAGGGCGAGCAGGTGACCATGACCTTCCCCCGCTGACGCCCACCCTCCCCACCCCCTGCCTGGCCCCACACCACACCGCGCACCGTCCGGCACGACGCACCGCCATGGCCGCCGACCAGATTGCCGCACACCACCGCGCAAGGCCACGCGGGCGGTGTGCGGCAGGCGGCATGCCGGAGGCCCGACGCATGCCGGTCCGGCACGCGTCGGGCCGACGGGGCCGGGCCCACGCAACACGAGCCCATGCGTCGCGGGCTGGGCCGACGCGGGCGGGCCGCACGGGGGGCGCGCCACGCGGGGGCGGGCCACCCGGGGCCGACGCGGACGGCGCAAGCGGGCCGACGCGAACGGCGGACGCGGGCGGACGCGAACGGCGGACGCGAACGGCGGACGCGAACGGCGGACGCGGGCGGACGCGAACGGCGGACGCGAACGGCGGACGCGGGCGGACGCGAACGGCGGACGCGGGCGGACGCGAACGGCGGACGCGGGCGGACGCGAACGGCGCAAGCGGGTGGCGCGCTGCGGGTGGCGAAAGCGGGCCAGGCACGCGTGCCGACGCGGGCAGGACGACGAGCGGAGGTTGTGGGTGGGACGCCGGTGGGTCAGCGGCGGGGGAGTTCGCTGCCTCGGACGTGGGTGCAGAGCCATTCGACCAGCGGGCCGTAGGCGCGCCACGTGTGCTCCACCCGGGAGCGGGCCTCCGGCGTGTGCACCCAGGGCTCGGGCTCGAACCGCATCCCCGCGTACAACGACTTGTGACGCAGCAGGTCGATGCGCGGATGATCCTCGGTGAAGCCACGCGGCTTGGTCTTCAACCGCTCGCCCTGCACCTCGTAGCCACCCACCACCAGCGCGTCGACGATCGCCGACAACGGCTTGCCCGACAGGTCCTCGTCCACCGCCGCCCGATACCGGGCCACCTGGTCGGCCGC from Nonomuraea polychroma encodes the following:
- a CDS encoding DUF2461 domain-containing protein; translated protein: MGFTGFPDEAFIYYEGLEADNSKTYFARHKQLYEEAVRAPMLALTDELAAEFGPAQLFRPYRDVRFSKDKSPYKTHQGAFVDLMPGIGLYVEISASGLFTAGGFYTQAADQVARYRAAVDEDLSGKPLSAIVDALVVGGYEVQGERLKTKPRGFTEDHPRIDLLRHKSLYAGMRFEPEPWVHTPEARSRVEHTWRAYGPLVEWLCTHVRGSELPRR